From one Trichocoleus desertorum ATA4-8-CV12 genomic stretch:
- a CDS encoding nitrate ABC transporter ATP-binding protein (This model describes the ATP binding subunits of ATP-binding cassette (ABC) transporters for nitrate transport, or for bicarbonate transport, in bacteria and archaea.) has translation MQILDGQALDPAPAMNRDPFLVIDHVSKVYPTPNGPYTVLEGIDLTVYEGEFICVIGHSGCGKSTLLNMVAGFSKPTTGEVRLQTKRITQPGPDRMMVFQNYALLPWMSAFDNVYLGVDEVYPTKPRAEKVKIVQEHLAMVGLTEAADKKPGQLSGGMKQRVAIARALAIRPEVLILDEPFGALDAITKEELQEELLQIWRDHRCTVMMITHDIDEALFLADRLVMMTNGPSAQIGEVLEIPFPRPRDRAQLLESPEYYSLRNYALDFLYSRFALAH, from the coding sequence ATGCAAATTCTCGACGGTCAAGCCTTAGATCCAGCTCCAGCCATGAACCGGGACCCCTTCCTGGTGATTGACCACGTTTCTAAGGTCTACCCCACTCCCAACGGTCCCTACACAGTTTTAGAAGGGATTGATCTCACAGTCTACGAAGGCGAGTTTATCTGCGTCATTGGTCACTCTGGCTGTGGCAAATCAACGCTCTTAAATATGGTGGCGGGCTTTAGCAAACCTACTACTGGTGAAGTGCGCCTGCAAACCAAGCGCATCACTCAGCCTGGACCCGACCGGATGATGGTGTTCCAGAACTATGCTTTGCTGCCCTGGATGAGTGCTTTTGACAATGTCTACCTCGGTGTGGACGAGGTGTATCCCACCAAACCACGAGCTGAGAAGGTGAAGATTGTCCAGGAGCACTTGGCAATGGTGGGCCTGACAGAAGCCGCTGACAAAAAACCAGGGCAACTGTCGGGCGGGATGAAGCAGCGGGTGGCGATCGCTCGTGCCTTGGCTATTCGTCCTGAAGTGTTGATTTTGGATGAACCCTTTGGAGCGCTGGATGCCATTACCAAGGAAGAACTGCAAGAGGAACTCCTCCAAATCTGGCGAGATCATCGTTGCACCGTGATGATGATTACCCACGATATTGATGAGGCGCTATTCCTAGCCGATCGCTTGGTGATGATGACCAATGGCCCCTCGGCCCAGATTGGGGAGGTCTTGGAGATCCCCTTCCCTCGCCCTCGCGATCGCGCCCAACTGCTAGAAAGCCCGGAATACTACAGCCTCCGCAACTACGCCCTCGACTTTCTCTACAGTCGCTTTGCCTTGGCCCATTAA
- a CDS encoding MFS transporter: MLRELWSFQGRYRILHMTWFAFFLSFVVWFNFAPLATAVKADLGLTEAQMRTIAICNVALTVPARIIIGMLLDRYGPRVTYSLLLMFSAIPCTVFALAQNFSQLALSRLALSIVGAGFVIGIRMVAEWFPPKEIGLAEGIYGGWGNFGSAAAAFTLPTLAATTAVVAAGQVNWRLAIALTGIFAAVYGAIYFFNVQDTPTGKVYQRPARHGGMEVTSRKSFWALMGMNIPLIGVLGLLAWRLQTAGILDAIGLYISWLLLVGLYLFQAYKCWEVNKELMTGKKSYPPEERYRFGQVALLELTYFVNFGSELAVVSMLPAFFENTFGLSKVVAGMIAASYAFMNLVARPGGGLVSDKLGSRKLTMTVLTACMGLGYLAMSSVTSSWWLPIAIVLTMACSFFVQAGEGSTFAIVPLVKRRVTGQIAGNVGAYGNVGAVIYLTLYSLLPEGAIGNQIFFQTLGIMSVIVAFLCGFLLKEPKGSFSEHHEGEEVLVLSPKAMPVFAEEHE; the protein is encoded by the coding sequence GTGCTTAGAGAATTATGGTCATTTCAGGGTCGTTACCGCATCTTGCACATGACCTGGTTTGCTTTCTTTCTGTCCTTTGTCGTTTGGTTTAACTTTGCTCCCCTCGCGACAGCAGTGAAAGCCGACTTGGGTCTTACAGAAGCTCAAATGCGGACGATCGCGATCTGCAACGTTGCGCTAACCGTTCCGGCTCGCATCATCATCGGCATGCTACTGGATCGTTACGGCCCTCGTGTGACCTATTCCCTCCTGTTGATGTTCTCCGCCATTCCTTGCACCGTTTTTGCCTTAGCCCAAAACTTTAGTCAGTTAGCCCTAAGCCGTCTAGCTTTGAGCATTGTGGGAGCTGGGTTTGTGATTGGCATTCGCATGGTGGCAGAATGGTTTCCCCCCAAAGAGATTGGTCTAGCCGAAGGGATTTATGGCGGCTGGGGTAATTTTGGTTCGGCTGCTGCTGCCTTTACGCTGCCGACTCTTGCCGCTACCACTGCTGTGGTTGCCGCAGGTCAGGTGAACTGGAGACTGGCGATCGCCTTAACCGGAATTTTTGCTGCGGTTTACGGAGCGATCTACTTTTTCAATGTCCAAGATACACCCACTGGTAAGGTCTACCAGCGTCCGGCTCGGCATGGTGGGATGGAGGTCACCAGTCGCAAGAGTTTCTGGGCCTTAATGGGCATGAACATTCCTTTGATAGGTGTTTTGGGCTTGTTGGCTTGGCGCTTGCAGACCGCTGGGATTTTAGATGCAATAGGGCTTTACATTAGCTGGTTGCTTTTGGTAGGTCTTTATCTCTTTCAGGCTTATAAGTGCTGGGAGGTCAACAAGGAGTTGATGACTGGCAAAAAGTCCTATCCCCCTGAGGAGCGCTACCGCTTTGGCCAAGTTGCCCTTCTGGAACTCACCTATTTTGTCAACTTTGGCTCAGAACTCGCAGTTGTTTCGATGCTACCTGCCTTCTTTGAAAACACTTTTGGTTTGAGCAAAGTCGTGGCGGGTATGATTGCTGCGAGTTACGCTTTTATGAACTTGGTGGCTCGGCCTGGGGGCGGTTTGGTGTCAGACAAACTCGGCAGTCGTAAGCTCACCATGACCGTCTTGACTGCTTGTATGGGCCTAGGCTACCTCGCGATGAGCAGTGTTACCAGTAGTTGGTGGCTGCCGATCGCCATTGTGTTGACGATGGCTTGCTCCTTCTTTGTTCAGGCAGGTGAAGGCTCTACCTTTGCGATTGTGCCTCTGGTTAAGCGCCGAGTCACAGGTCAAATTGCCGGAAATGTCGGAGCCTACGGTAACGTCGGAGCGGTGATTTACCTGACCCTCTACAGCCTGCTACCTGAAGGGGCGATCGGAAACCAGATTTTCTTTCAAACTCTCGGTATCATGTCCGTGATTGTTGCCTTCCTCTGTGGATTTCTCCTTAAAGAACCTAAAGGCTCGTTCTCAGAACATCATGAAGGAGAGGAAGTCTTAGTATTGTCTCCTAAGGCCATGCCAGTTTTCGCTGAAGAACACGAATAA